The Babylonia areolata isolate BAREFJ2019XMU chromosome 22, ASM4173473v1, whole genome shotgun sequence genome contains a region encoding:
- the LOC143296973 gene encoding alpha-methylacyl-CoA racemase-like, with amino-acid sequence MALKGIRVVEMAGLAPAPFCGMILADFGARVIRVDRPNTADMDRLARGKQSVVVDLKKETGADVVRRLCGSADVLLEPYRPGIMEKMGLGPDILMKDNPGLVYARLTGFGQSGPLSKRAGHDINYIAISGLLSTLGRKGERPYPPINLMADFAGGGLLCALGIVMALFERHTSGLGQVIDVSMAQGSAYLGSWLWMSQNLPGLWGRPRGENLLDGGAAFYDVYETQDGKFMSVGCLEPKFFQDLLQGLNIDAAEVSQMDDQVAMRQKFQDVFKTRTQDQWSETFSKLDACVEPVLGREGAADHPHNRATHTFLPNPSTGKPEPAPAPRLSRTPGIDEVLPQPRFGQHTVSVLLEAGMVREEIDRLLKEGTVVDNGQQKAKL; translated from the exons ATGGCGCTGAAAGGGATCCGTGTGGTGGAGATGGCTGGACTGGCGCCTGCACCGTTCTGTGGCATGATTCTGGCTGACTTTGGTGCCAGGGTGATAAGAGTCGACAGA CCCAACACTGCAGACATGGACCGACTGGCTCGGGGGAAACAATCTGTGGTTGTGGACTTGAAAAAGGAGACAGGGGCAGACGTCGTGAGAAGACTCTGCGGCAGTGCTGATGTTCTTCTGGAGCCCTATCGCCCTG GCATCATGGAGAAAATGGGTCTAGGGCCGGACATTCTGATGAAGGACAACCCCGGCCTTGTGTACGCACGTCTCACTGGCTTCGGTCAGTCAGGACCCCTGTCCAAGCGGGCTGGACATGACATCAACTACATTGCCATATCAG GTCTGCTGTCCACactgggaaggaagggggagcgACCGTACCCGCCAATCAACCTGATGGCCGACTTTGCTGGGGGAGGACTGTTGTGTGCCCTGGGCATCGTCATGGCCCTGTTTGAACGTCACACCTCAGGCCTTGGGCAGGTGATCGACGTCAGCATGGCCCAGGGCTCTGCTTACCTAG GCAGCTGGTTGTGGATGTCCCAAAATCTGCCAGGACTGTGGGGAAGGCCAAGAGGAGAGAATTTGCTGGACGGAGGAGCTGCATTCTACGATGTTTATGAAACTCAGGATGGAAAGTTCATGTCTGTTGGTTGCTTGGAACCAAAGTTCTTTCAGGATTTACTTCaag GGCTAAACATCGATGCGGCAGAAGTCTCCCAGATGGACGACCAGGTAGCAATGCGGCAAAAATTCCAGGACGTCTTCAAGACCCGAACCCAGGACCAGTGGTCGGAGACCTTCTCCAAACTGGACGCCTGCGTGGAGCCggtgctggggagggagggggctgcagACCACCCCCACAACCGGGCCACGCACACCTTCCTCCCTAACCCCTCGACAGGTAAACCAGAACCGGCGCCCGCACCACGACTGTCCAGGACTCCTGGCATTGACGAAGTACTGCCGCAGCCCAGGTTCGGTCAGCACACGGTGTCTGTGTTGTTGGAAGCGGGGATGGTCAGGGAGGAGATTGACCGACTGTTGAAAGAGGGGACGGTGGTGGACAATGGTCAGCAGAAAGCTAAACTGTGA